ATGCCAAGGCCGACGTCCTGCTGTTCCCTTTGTCctgctccttctcctcaTCGTAGAGGGCGATGACAATAGAGCCATTCGGAGTCTTGATCAGGTGCGCACCACCCTTGGATCGTGCACACATGGTGATGTCGAAGGTGCAGTCGTTGTACTCGAATCCTTTCTCCTGCAAAACAAAATGACCGAACAGGAACGTGAAATTGAAACACATGAACTCTCGTGATAAAGAAACTGGTTTCCTCCTGCAACGCAGGTTTTATTTCCTCCGCCGTAATCTTGCTACGTGAGGAAAGTATAACACTAGCGAGGAATTAAAGACACCGATTACTTAGTACAATGACAAACCAAAATTAACAggacatgcatatatagtGTCTCCAAACGTATCTTTTCGGCTACCGAACTGCTCTCTCATGCAGTGCGACGCCTGGCACACGATATGCTACTTACAGGTCGGACAACTTTATACTTTTGGCCGCCAATCCAAACGCCATTCGGGGCGCTGCCATCATCAACTGCAGCTTTAATGGTGGAGGCCTCATTGACCGTCACCTTGCCGTTCACGTTGCCGTCCTCTCCGATTGTGTCCTCCTCGTGGTCCTCCTTGTACAACTTTGACCATCCGTCATCGTCATccgccgccgcagcgaaAACCACACCGTCCTCGGCCTACGAATCAGACACACACGGTCAGAGCAGCTTAATACGCATACCGAGCTGCGGGAGCGCAGTACAACCACGTTGTGGTCCGGCAACTCCAGAACAACTGACTCCGGTAAGGTAACGCGAAAACCATGCCCTCAAACGAAAAACGCAAAAACAGCTAATTCAGACTCGAGCAGCCTGCTGGTTCCCCGTGAGTGAGGTGACATCTCCACTTGGCATCGGACGACGAATGGCACAGTTGGCCAGTTTACTTAGTCTAAAACCCTTGAAAATGCAAGGAATCACCATTGCTACAGAAGGACTACAACCAAACGCCTTTAGGCATGGCTAGTAGCGATAAGTGGACGGACCAGGGCGACACAATCCACTGTTCAGTAGCCTAGGGGGATGCGATGTTCATAGGGACGCGAACAAGTTCACCTACATGGCGACTTGTCACTTTGACCTACGCCTTCCTATACCTGAAACAACCCAGATACGTACTATAAAAGACCGAACAGTAACCATCACCACAGAACTGTAGCTggcctcgttttttccccgTAAAGTGCTCAGCACGCTTACATTTGCAATGCCGCCTGCGCAGCAGTAGCCCGTGTCAACAAGCCACTCCTTGACAACGGGATCCCAGTCCGACATCTTGGAAAATAAAGGAGACAAACCGAAAAAAAAGCAAGAAATAACCCGAAATACGGCGTTACCTTGGAGAGCttgggagaaaagaaaataAAGCAAGTAACTGCTTCCATCAGACTACCCACCTTTTTTCACACCGAGGCACACACACTGATGCTGCCGCATCACCACCACCGCGATCAGCACGCGCTGGCCAGGAGCAGCAGCATCCAGCGCACGCAGCGGTCGCATCCCCTGCCTTGACACTGCGTCACTTCCGAACACAGCGGTGTGGGTCCGATGCAGGGCGCTTTGTGTGAGCCAAGCTGCAGGGTGGCCCAACGGGGAAGCTGCTCCTGACCCGCTGTAGAAGGCATGAAAGAGGTGCGCAGCCACCAGTAACAGGCGATTGCGTGTTGTCGACCGCTTTTTTTAGGGACGGTACTGCTAACGCGCAGCCATGACAGCTGCTCGAATCGTACTACCTGGGACGAAAATACTGCCCCATCTCCTTTATATCCTCGTGGAAGCACATCTCCACCTACACAGATGGGCATACGGTATTCGCACGGTAGCAGAAAGCTAGGCAACGAGCTTTCTGCAAGTTTTCCTCTTAGTTGACCGCACGTGTAGTCTACTGGGTGAGATGCCCAAAACATGAGCTAAAGGAGCCAACGCTGCCTCTACGAACCTCAGTGTTGCTGGCACACAAGAAGCGACGCTGCTCCCGCCGCCTGCTTAATGACAGCGCGTTCTAAACTGCAAGAAAAGAACAAGGATTGCGTGCTACAGCTACCTTGTTTTCTTGTGGAAATCTGTGAGACAGCAGCTTTTCCATACGCAAATTAAGACAGATAGCCGCATAGAATGGAGAATCAACACATCGAAAACAGATGTATTCGAACCGAAGGATGCGGAGGCGCTGTGCTTGCTTGAGCATGCAGCGTTGGTTCGAAGCGAACCGAGTACCGCAAAGCAGGATGACAGATGTCCAACCGTCTGCCTATCCATGTAAAGCTCCGCATCATGATGACAGAAACTCGAACCCTCTTCTCCTAGTGGCAATCCTGCTGGGTAATTTCCTGTGATGACGAACACCCTGCATCGCTGATTGAGATTTGTCTGTTCGGGGTCGTGCCCACACGGACGACAGATTCATGGTGACGCTGCTAGTTCAAGGTTGAAGCATTACTGCCTGCCACTGGGGTCTTCATTGCTTGAGAGTGGAGAGCAGCAGATGGCTTCTAGAGCAGGAAGCCCGCTGCTGTTCGAGAATTCACGCTTGTTCATCGATAAccttgtcttttctgtcaTGTGGGGACGCCCTGTGCCGCCAGTGGTGATGAGGTGAACTGAGTCCTACCAGAGCGCCGTGCTTTCAAGGGAATTCCCCACCCTCATGAGCTACTCCAGTCGTGCATTCTGCTCTTTGGGGATGGGGTACTCACTCCATCGGACATCAGTACGTGTGCAGTTCTCTCGGCCCATGATCGgccaaaagagagaaaccgggaCAAGATAAACGCGTTTGTTGCCCGTTATATGCGAAGCCGTTTAGCATTCCGGCAACATGGATACCCGGCTCACAGAACCACGCACCGGCCACGGTGCTGTTTTGTCGTTTGACTGTCTGCTGTTAATCCAGCCGCAGTCGATGCAAATTATCGATAGCGTCCGCGGTGTCGTACAACAAAGACTCGCAGGAACCGGGGAGGGTGCGACCGGAGGAGCTACCTTCAGTGGCACCGCTGTTGCCGGCGTTGGCTCCGTTCCACGATACATCGCTGCCGCTCAACAACAAAAAGCTCTGGTGGCCTTTTGGGACCTCAAGAAGGAGGCGGTTGCGTATCAAGCCGCAACCCCTGAAGTGGTCAGAACCGTCTCATGCTGCTTGGCGCTTCGCCGGAATCGTACCACTGGCTACCGTGATCGATCGCCTCTTTCATCTGCAAAGGTCACATGATCTAGCGACCCAAGCGCTCAAGCACACGAAGTGCCGTTTCCGCGGGTTCGACGTAGCAGCGGCTGAGGACAGTGGGAAGCGTCGCACAACTGCAACGCAATAACCATCCTCGTTAATACATTCGATTCGGGTTCGCAGCATTGGACCGAGTTACTAGCAGGCATAGAATGAGTCGTACCTGTGGTTATAGTTGAGTGAACTGAGGTATGCTTGGCTCTGAGACGAAAATTAGCAGTAGCTGCGCTGCGCCGCCATCCCTGTGCACAGAAGGCGCAGACTGCAAGCAGTTAGCTCCATGGCTCTGACGACAGCGGAATGGTCGATAGGATTCATGGAATCCTTCAAACTGCTATGGCGGGTGAAACTTCTGTGTGCAGATGAGTACACTTGCGTTCCACCCCAATGGGTGTTTGCTCTTCGCCGGCAGTCGTAGTGGCTGTCTGTACTGCTGGCAGCTCACTGGGGTGTTGCCACTTCCAGCAAAGGCTCTGTGTGCGAGATCTTCCGAAGGCGCCTCGCTACTTCGACGCTGTTGGCCTGCCCATTACGGGGCATGCGCAGCGCTTCTCGTTGAGGAAGACAGAGTTATCAGCGCTGGCACAGACGGCAGCATCAAACAATTCTCGTTGTACGAGTGAGTGTAAAATGCTATTGTGGCCTTGTTCGTCACTGAGGCAGTAGAATCCATCCCTCCCTTAAAAGAGATGATATGATAGGGAATGTTTGAGTCTTTCCGATGCACGAGGTGTGTAATACGGGTGACCTACCCCACTCTCAGTGGTGCGAAAGTTACGACCCTTCGGGAGGGCCTTTATTAGACCATCGCTCATAGGCATTTGTGTGACCTTCCAATCCATTGTGCATACACTCAATATCAAACATGGCAGTAGTAGAAATTGATACCTGACACTTCCGGCAAGAACTTTTCGGACGGCAGGGGGCCGAAACCTTGGATCCCCGGGGTTCCGCTTTCAGCTCGTAATCAGCGCGTATTGATGACCCAGTGCGACTACATGCGCTTTTAATTTCCTAATCAACCGAACGTAGCCTCAATTGTTGCCTGCCCTTAACACACAGCCTTCGCGTAGGGTCTGTGCTGAGTGCACACAAGTAACACAGCCTTCCACGGATGTGTATACAGGTTCACTGCAGCGCTGCGTTTTTATTGTGGGTTAATGCAGCATTCTATCAACCAGCGAGGATATGGAGAGAGGACAATCATTGCAGGCCGCTGACTGCGCTGTGAAAATCTCTCAAAGTTGGTCTGGGCATTCACAGGCTGTCACTGCCCTGTGTAATCCTTCTGGCGAATCCGATGTATGTGGCGTCCGCGCGCCCTGTCTagtgtcttcctcgcttgaTCGCACCATAAAGGTGAGTTTTATGCCAGTAAAAACAGCATTTCGCGTACTTTCTTTTGAGCATCCTGTTTCTCCCGTGTGGCGAACGGATTCGCTAGATAAGCGACTGTTTTGTGGCACCGTTTGCACGAAGAGTTTTTCCTGTTATTTTTGGTTATAAATAAGTCCATGCTGGAAGTACA
This region of Neospora caninum Liverpool complete genome, chromosome Ia genomic DNA includes:
- a CDS encoding putative profilin family protein, giving the protein MSDWDPVVKEWLVDTGYCCAGGIANAEDGVVFAAAADDDDGWSKLYKEDHEEDTIGEDGNVNGKVTVNEASTIKAAVDDGSAPNGVWIGGQKYKVVRPEKGFEYNDCTFDITMCARSKGGAHLIKTPNGSIVIALYDEEKEQDKGNSRTSALAFAEYLHQSGY